One genomic region from Prunus persica cultivar Lovell chromosome G3, Prunus_persica_NCBIv2, whole genome shotgun sequence encodes:
- the LOC18783675 gene encoding microsomal glutathione S-transferase 3 encodes MATAVELLPREYGYVVLVLVLYTLLNFWMAGKVGKARKKYKVPYPTLYASESDNKEAKVFNCVQRGHQNSLELMPLFFVLLLLGGLKHPCISAGLGLLYTVTRYFYFKGYSTGDPENRLAVGKYGFLALLGHIACTISFGVTLLLRG; translated from the exons ATGGCCACCGCAGTTGAATTGCTCCCCAGAGAGTACGGCTATGTAGTCCTTGTTCTTGTTCTCTACACCCTTCTCAATTTCTGGATGGCTGGCAAAGTAGGCAAGGCCAGAAAAAA GTACAAGGTGCCTTATCCAACCCTGTACGCTTCAGAATCTGACAACAAAGAAGCAAAAGTTTTCAATTGTGTTCAGAGAGGCCACCAGAACTCTCTGGAATTGATGCCTTTGTTCTTTGTGCTTCTGTTATTGGGAGGTCTTAAACATCCTTGCATCTCAGCTGGCCTTGGTCTGCTTTATACTGTCACCCGCTATTTCTATTTCAAAGGCTACTCCACCGGCGACCCCGAGAACCGCCTTGCCGTCGG GAAGTACGGGTTCTTGGCTCTGTTGGGGCATATTGCGTGCACAATTTCCTTTGGGGTCACTCTTCTTCTCCGAGGATAA